A section of the Callospermophilus lateralis isolate mCalLat2 chromosome 16, mCalLat2.hap1, whole genome shotgun sequence genome encodes:
- the Ndufb9 gene encoding NADH dehydrogenase [ubiquinone] 1 beta subcomplex subunit 9 translates to MAFSAPTAYLTHQQKVLRLYKRALRHLESWCVHRHKYRYFACLLRARFEEHRNEKDMMKATQLLREAEEEFWHNQHPQPYIFPDSPGGTSYERYECYKIPEWCLDHWHPSEKAMYPDYFAKREQWKKLRRESWEREVKQLQEETPPDGPKTEALPPARKAGDLPPLWWHIVTRPRERPM, encoded by the exons ATGGCGTTCTCAGCGCCTACCGCCTATCTGACCCACCAGCAGAAGGTGTTGCGGCTTTATAAGCGGGCGCTGCGCCACCTCGAGTCGTGGTGTGTCCACAG GCATAAATACCGGTACTTTGCTTGTTTGTTGAGAGCCCGGTTTGAAGAACATAGGAATGAAAAGGATATGATGAAGGCCACCCAGCTGTTGAGGGAGGCAGAAGAAGAGTTCTGGCACAATCAGCACCCACAGCCATATATCTTCCCTGACTCTCCTGGGGGCACCTCCTATGAGAGATATGAGTGCTACAAG ATTCCAGAATGGTGCTTAGATCACTGGCATCCTTCTGAAAAGGCAATGTATCCTGATTACTTTGCCAAGAGAGAGCAGTGGAAGAAACTGCGAAGGGAAAGCTGGGAGCGAGAG GTTAAGCAGCTGCAGGAGGAAACCCCACCTGATGGTCCTAAAACTGAAGCTTTGCCTCCTGCCAGGAAGGCAGGTGATCTGCCTCCATTATGGTGGCACATTGTGACCAGACCCCGGGAGCGGCccatgtag